The proteins below are encoded in one region of Bombus vancouverensis nearcticus chromosome 8, iyBomVanc1_principal, whole genome shotgun sequence:
- the LOC143302996 gene encoding omega-amidase NIT2-A-like gives MPEIEGDKLYNTCTIWGPDGTLIARHRKVHLFDIDILNKITFRESDSLSPGNSLTTFDVKGCKIGIGICYDIRFEEMARIYRNKGCQMLIYPAAFNMTTGPLHWSLLQRSRANDNQLYVACISPARVP, from the exons atgcctgaaatagagggcgataaattgtacaatacctgtactatttggggtcccgatggaactttgatagcaagacaccgaaag gtacatctattcgacatcgacattcttaataagattacttttcgagagagtgattcactcagtcctggtaactccctaacgacgttcgatgtgaagggctgcaaaataggtattggcatttgctatgatattagattcgaggaaatggcacgcatttatcggaacaaag gttgccaaatgctgatatatccagcggcattcaatatgaccactggaccattgcactggtctttacttcagcgttccagagcgaatgataatcaattatacgttgcctgcatatcaccggctcgtgttccttaa